One window of the Cryptomeria japonica chromosome 7, Sugi_1.0, whole genome shotgun sequence genome contains the following:
- the LOC131856689 gene encoding uncharacterized protein LOC131856689 — translation MDACHLLFGKPWKYDLKAHRDGHKNTYSMTKDEKVIELIPLPDNSEDQKEEAEIMIMERKEFLKEIKEQGIHCFAIMLVPRQEEEPTIDGKLEKKRVTVHEELNQMLRKYKEIVAEELPITLPPIRDISHCIDIIPGATLPDKPAYKMTPQ, via the coding sequence atggatgcctGTCATCTTCTTTTTGGGAAGCCATGGAAATATGACCTCAAGGCCCATCGtgatggacacaagaacacctactcAATGACCAAAGATGAAAAGGTTATTGAATTGATACCCCTACCTGATAACAGTGAGGATCAAAAGGAGGAGGCTGAGATTATGATCATGGAAAGAAAAGAGTtcctcaaggaaatcaaggaacaAGGAATACATTGTTTTGCAATTATGTTAgtaccaaggcaagaagaagagcccACTATAGATGGAAAGttagaaaagaaaagggtgacagTCCATGAGGAGTTGAATCAAATGTTGAGGAAATACAAGGAAATAGTTGCAGAAGAGTTGCCAATaaccctaccaccaataagggaCATAAGCCATTGCATTGATATCATTCCCGGTGCCACCTTACCAGACAAgccagcctacaaaatgactccccaataa